From a single Paraburkholderia sp. FT54 genomic region:
- the parA gene encoding ParA family partition ATPase codes for MAAEIIAVTQQKGGVGKSTIAMHLGAAFHEKGKRVLVVDADGQNTLIHWASASSDGDTGIPFPVVNLSEAGSQIHREIKKFVADYDIIVVDCPPSITEKVSGVVLLAASVAVIPTSSSPADYWSSIGLVKLVQQAQVMNEDLRAVFLLNKTEEKRMLTRELKRALEELGFPLLKTQIPTREAYKQAMALGQTVLQMNDRGAKLAAIEVRACANEIAALLP; via the coding sequence TTGGCAGCAGAAATCATCGCGGTAACTCAGCAGAAGGGCGGGGTCGGGAAGAGCACAATCGCGATGCACCTCGGCGCTGCGTTTCATGAGAAAGGCAAACGCGTCCTCGTCGTAGACGCAGACGGTCAAAACACCCTGATCCATTGGGCCAGTGCATCATCCGACGGCGACACCGGCATCCCCTTTCCAGTCGTCAACCTCTCCGAAGCAGGCAGCCAGATCCATCGCGAGATCAAGAAGTTCGTGGCTGACTACGACATCATCGTCGTCGACTGCCCGCCTTCCATCACCGAGAAAGTCTCCGGCGTTGTCCTTCTCGCCGCGAGCGTGGCGGTGATCCCGACATCGTCATCGCCCGCCGACTACTGGTCGAGTATCGGATTGGTAAAGCTTGTCCAGCAGGCGCAGGTCATGAACGAAGACCTGCGTGCCGTCTTCCTGCTCAATAAGACCGAAGAAAAACGGATGCTGACGCGCGAACTGAAGCGCGCGTTGGAAGAGCTCGGGTTCCCGCTGCTCAAGACACAAATCCCGACTCGCGAGGCCTACAAGCAGGCCATGGCGTTAGGGCAAACAGTGCTTCAGATGAATGATCGCGGCGCCAAGCTCGCCGCCATCGAAGTACGGGCGTGCGCGAATGAGATCGCCGCCTTGCTCCCGTGA
- a CDS encoding ParB/RepB/Spo0J family partition protein yields MKPSQFAKGFQARPDSTSSEKRTALDRLNAIDGLVKNGAATGDVAGRTLAPVVPSHNVADIDAVDAANESAAYRIWRIEHGYRPGQVIELALKTIKPSPFNPRYFYLKSSIAELAVNLAKQGQQQAIHVIPDYDNPGTYYVSDGGRRVRALKEANKETVKAIVIDLPIGIQSYKLGYDLNVQRDSQTVFDNAVVWKRFLDDRHFQSQKELAEHLGLDESTVAVALSIAKLPEAVMHEMVARPDRFGSNMAYQVGRYHTARGADATLRLINKILSDDLSTRQVADIVKGRASAQESSKPAGRQRYAQRLEIKLDGVSVGDLKSYGDDRIELRLKGLTREKRDDILRQIEKMLK; encoded by the coding sequence ATGAAACCCTCCCAATTCGCCAAAGGCTTTCAAGCACGTCCTGATTCGACCAGCAGTGAAAAGCGGACCGCGCTCGATCGTCTGAACGCCATCGACGGCTTGGTCAAGAACGGCGCCGCGACTGGCGACGTCGCGGGGCGCACCCTCGCGCCCGTCGTGCCGTCGCATAACGTCGCCGATATCGACGCCGTTGACGCAGCCAATGAGTCGGCGGCCTACCGCATATGGCGGATCGAGCACGGCTACCGGCCAGGTCAGGTCATCGAGTTGGCGCTCAAGACGATCAAGCCGAGTCCCTTCAATCCGCGGTACTTCTATCTGAAGTCATCGATTGCCGAGCTCGCCGTCAATCTCGCAAAGCAGGGGCAGCAGCAGGCGATCCACGTCATCCCGGATTACGACAATCCCGGCACCTACTACGTCAGCGATGGCGGACGACGAGTGCGGGCACTGAAAGAAGCCAACAAGGAAACGGTGAAGGCGATCGTCATCGATCTGCCGATCGGTATCCAGAGCTACAAGCTCGGCTACGACCTCAACGTCCAACGCGACTCGCAGACGGTGTTCGACAACGCGGTCGTATGGAAACGCTTTCTCGACGACCGGCATTTCCAGAGTCAGAAGGAACTCGCCGAACACCTCGGGCTAGACGAGTCCACTGTTGCTGTCGCCTTGTCGATCGCCAAGTTGCCTGAAGCCGTCATGCATGAGATGGTCGCGCGACCGGACCGCTTCGGCTCGAACATGGCGTATCAGGTGGGTCGTTATCACACTGCCCGCGGCGCCGATGCAACCCTGCGCCTGATCAACAAGATCCTCTCGGACGATCTGAGTACGCGGCAAGTCGCGGATATCGTCAAGGGAAGGGCGAGTGCCCAGGAAAGCAGCAAACCTGCGGGCCGGCAGCGCTACGCGCAACGTCTGGAAATCAAACTCGACGGTGTGTCAGTCGGCGATCTCAAATCATATGGGGATGATCGAATCGAACTTCGTCTAAAGGGGCTCACGCGTGAAAAACGCGACGATATCCTTCGCCAGATTGAAAAGATGTTGAAGTAA
- a CDS encoding replication initiation protein has protein sequence MATKRAKKTDVVSPSSAELRKAVEAIAIQPKSGKITLLTRKLFNVLLAVAQQADESGDTYRALLSDIVANSAFDSNDTALVKEHLRRMVSVQVEWSTGTSSQKPGRKWGISTLIADAEILEDPTTRRVWVEFSFAPKIKKKLLDPVQYARLSLQFQSQLRSSAGLALYEICVRYLTNPSHLTMRETWEWWRPILSGTPDTEAGDEAKREYKYFKRDYLRPAIAEVNAVTNIFVELIEHREGRRVAEIQFRVTERKQPMLALDEHPNVFDSTLVDRMVKIGIPLKEAQTLYADSEENRIRAALQMTEQRMRSTSLPPVRSAPALFKDALKKGYAPPVEALPSGSGGKAAVAAPADDLKARLLGEYSAYRRKEARELYDEQGESEREIARQSFEEDELPGLGTHLRDDWRRRGLDSKIVETAFFDWLARKTWGEPTDGDLLAFTLSQSRAA, from the coding sequence ATGGCCACGAAGCGCGCGAAGAAGACCGATGTAGTCAGCCCGAGCTCGGCCGAATTGCGTAAAGCCGTCGAGGCGATCGCCATTCAGCCCAAAAGCGGCAAAATCACCCTCCTTACCCGCAAGCTGTTCAACGTGCTCCTCGCCGTGGCTCAGCAGGCGGACGAATCCGGCGATACCTATCGGGCCTTGCTCTCCGACATCGTCGCGAACTCCGCATTTGATTCCAACGACACGGCGCTCGTCAAGGAGCACTTGCGGCGTATGGTGTCGGTCCAGGTCGAATGGAGCACCGGCACGTCGAGCCAGAAGCCGGGCCGGAAATGGGGTATTTCCACGCTGATTGCCGACGCCGAAATTCTCGAAGACCCCACAACCCGCCGCGTCTGGGTGGAATTCTCGTTTGCGCCGAAGATCAAGAAGAAGCTGCTCGACCCGGTTCAGTACGCCCGGCTGAGTCTCCAGTTCCAGAGCCAGTTACGCAGCAGCGCGGGTCTTGCGCTGTACGAGATTTGCGTGCGCTACCTGACCAACCCGAGCCATCTGACGATGCGCGAGACTTGGGAATGGTGGCGCCCTATCCTCTCCGGCACACCGGACACGGAAGCGGGCGATGAAGCGAAGCGCGAGTACAAGTACTTCAAACGTGATTACCTGCGCCCGGCTATCGCCGAAGTCAACGCCGTCACCAATATCTTCGTCGAACTGATCGAGCATCGGGAAGGACGGCGGGTCGCCGAGATCCAGTTCCGCGTGACCGAGCGCAAGCAGCCGATGCTCGCGCTCGACGAACATCCGAACGTGTTCGACAGCACGCTGGTCGACCGAATGGTGAAGATCGGCATCCCGTTGAAAGAAGCGCAAACGCTATATGCCGACAGCGAAGAAAATCGTATTCGCGCCGCGCTTCAGATGACCGAGCAACGCATGCGCAGCACGTCCTTGCCGCCGGTGCGCAGCGCGCCCGCGCTGTTCAAGGACGCGCTGAAGAAAGGCTACGCGCCGCCCGTCGAAGCGCTGCCGTCGGGTAGCGGCGGCAAGGCAGCGGTTGCCGCGCCGGCCGACGACCTCAAGGCGCGCCTGCTTGGCGAGTACTCGGCGTATCGGCGCAAGGAAGCGCGCGAGTTGTACGACGAACAAGGTGAGTCTGAGCGGGAGATCGCGCGGCAGTCGTTTGAAGAAGATGAACTGCCGGGACTCGGCACTCACCTGCGCGACGACTGGCGCCGTCGCGGGCTGGATTCGAAGATTGTCGAAACGGCATTCTTCGATTGGCTGGCTCGCAAGACATGGGGCGAGCCTACCGATGGCGATCTGCTTGCCTTCACGCTGAGCCAATCGCGCGCAGCGTAA
- the arsC gene encoding arsenate reductase (glutaredoxin) (This arsenate reductase requires both glutathione and glutaredoxin to convert arsenate to arsenite, after which the efflux transporter formed by ArsA and ArsB can extrude the arsenite from the cell, providing resistance.): MITIYHNPRCSKSRAACELITGTYGSENEATEIVEYLKCPLTVEQLKQLNAQLGCPVREMIRDTEAEYKELQLSDATLNDTQLYEALANHPILLQRPIVVRNGRAVIGRPPENVAALFA; the protein is encoded by the coding sequence ATGATCACGATCTACCACAACCCCCGCTGCTCAAAATCGCGCGCAGCATGCGAGTTAATCACCGGCACGTACGGCAGCGAAAACGAGGCAACAGAAATCGTCGAATACCTGAAGTGTCCGCTCACGGTCGAACAACTCAAGCAACTCAACGCCCAACTAGGCTGCCCAGTCCGCGAGATGATTCGCGACACCGAAGCCGAATACAAAGAACTCCAACTCTCCGACGCCACCCTGAATGACACTCAGCTATACGAAGCATTGGCGAACCATCCCATCCTTCTGCAACGGCCGATCGTCGTGCGAAACGGCCGAGCCGTCATCGGCCGGCCGCCGGAAAACGTCGCCGCGCTATTCGCCTGA